A genomic window from Sphingomonas taxi includes:
- the fghA gene encoding S-formylglutathione hydrolase yields MTFETVSTAKAYGGTQGVYRHDSTATGTPMTVSVYVPPHKEGQRLPVVWYLSGLTCTHANVTDKGEYRRACAELGLIFVAPDTSPRGEGVADDPAYDMGQGAGFYVDATQAPWAPHFGMWSYVTEELPALVATHFPADMDRQSIMGHSMGGHGALTIGLTLPERFRAISAFAPIVAPSQVPWGEKALGGYLGDDRASWRRHDAVALIEDGARVPAMLVDQGDADQFLEEQLKPHLLATACEAAGIDLTLRMQPGYDHSYYFISTFMADHLAWHAERLR; encoded by the coding sequence ATGACGTTCGAAACCGTCTCGACCGCCAAAGCCTACGGCGGCACGCAGGGAGTCTACCGCCACGACTCGACCGCGACCGGCACGCCGATGACCGTTTCGGTCTACGTACCGCCGCATAAAGAAGGGCAGAGGCTGCCGGTCGTCTGGTATCTGTCGGGACTGACCTGCACCCATGCCAACGTCACCGACAAGGGTGAATACCGCCGCGCCTGCGCCGAACTCGGGCTCATCTTCGTCGCCCCCGACACCTCGCCGCGCGGCGAGGGCGTCGCGGACGATCCCGCCTATGACATGGGTCAGGGCGCGGGCTTCTACGTCGATGCGACGCAGGCACCGTGGGCGCCGCATTTCGGCATGTGGTCCTATGTCACCGAGGAACTGCCGGCGCTGGTCGCCACGCATTTCCCTGCCGACATGGATCGCCAGTCGATCATGGGCCATTCGATGGGCGGCCACGGCGCGCTGACCATCGGCCTGACCTTGCCCGAGCGGTTCAGGGCGATCTCCGCCTTCGCGCCGATCGTCGCGCCGAGCCAAGTGCCGTGGGGCGAGAAGGCGCTCGGTGGCTATCTCGGCGATGATCGCGCATCGTGGCGCCGCCACGATGCGGTCGCGCTGATCGAGGACGGTGCGCGCGTGCCCGCGATGCTCGTCGATCAGGGCGATGCCGATCAGTTCCTCGAGGAACAGCTCAAGCCGCACCTGCTGGCGACGGCATGTGAAGCGGCGGGCATCGACCTGACGCTGCGCATGCAGCCGGGCTACGACCACAGCTATTATTTCATCTCGACCTTCATGGCCGACCACCTCGCGTGGCACGCCGAGCGGCTGCGGTAG
- a CDS encoding polyhydroxyalkanoic acid system family protein — protein MMAAIPFDIPHSLGRAEARRRIDAGLPKLAQHIPGGGTVDAEWTGPDALALAIVAMGQKVAVDMAVGEGNVSGTVKVPMMLAMMSGPIAEFVKTSAEKMLAKGA, from the coding sequence ATGATGGCCGCGATTCCGTTCGACATTCCCCACAGCCTCGGTCGCGCGGAGGCGCGGCGGCGGATCGACGCGGGGCTGCCGAAACTGGCGCAGCATATTCCCGGCGGCGGCACGGTCGATGCCGAATGGACCGGGCCGGATGCGCTCGCGCTGGCGATCGTCGCGATGGGACAGAAGGTCGCGGTCGACATGGCGGTGGGCGAGGGCAACGTCAGCGGTACGGTGAAGGTGCCGATGATGCTGGCGATGATGTCCGGCCCGATCGCCGAATTCGTGAAGACGAGTGCGGAGAAGATGCTGGCGAAGGGGGCATAG
- the purL gene encoding phosphoribosylformylglycinamidine synthase subunit PurL produces MTEITPQIVADHGLSTEEYERVLHALGREPNLVELGIFSVMWSEHCSYKSSRIHLKKLPTEGPQVICGPGENAGVIDIGDGQAAIFKMESHNHPSYIEPYQGAATGVGGILRDVFTMGARPVANMNALRFGSPTHPKMRHLIAGVVHGIGGYGNCVGVPTVGGEVNFHPAYDGNILVNAMTVGVADQDKIFYSAASGIGNPIVYVGSKTGRDGIHGATMASADFGEDADAKRPTVQVGDPFTEKLLIEACLELMATDVIVAIQDMGAAGLTSSSVEMASKGGVGIELVMDDVPQRETGMTPYEMMLSESQERMLMVLKPGREAEAETIFRKWELDFAVIGRVTDTGRMVLTFKGETVCDIPLGPLADEAPLYDRPHVPTPKPAPLANVPESKDIAADLLTLMGSPDVASRRWIWEQYDHMVGADTVQAPGGDSAVVRVHGTDKALAITTDCTPRYCFADPVEGGKQAVAEAWRNLTAVGATPLAITNCLNFANPQRPEIMGQIVGCLDGMAQACRALDFPIVSGNVSLYNESKATGGGSAILPTPAIGGVGLLKDWTKNATIAFKGTGDIILTVGKRGGHLGQSLYLRECHGREEGPPPPVDLDAERKTGDLIRTAIRDGQLSAVHDVSDGGIAVTLAEMALAGNIGAMIDRKQPFDCARAFFAEDQGVYVVTVHDHALLDFLGAAHAAGVEAEPLGRTGGKRLIFERPDRDDVATIEALRSAHEGFFPKLMGTDSALA; encoded by the coding sequence ATGACCGAGATCACGCCCCAGATCGTCGCCGACCACGGCCTGTCCACGGAAGAATATGAGCGCGTCCTGCACGCGCTGGGCCGCGAGCCCAATCTCGTCGAGCTCGGCATCTTCTCGGTAATGTGGTCCGAGCATTGCAGCTACAAGTCGAGCCGCATCCACCTCAAGAAGCTCCCCACCGAAGGCCCGCAGGTGATCTGCGGCCCCGGCGAGAATGCCGGCGTGATCGACATCGGCGACGGCCAGGCCGCGATCTTCAAGATGGAGAGCCATAACCACCCCTCGTATATCGAGCCCTATCAAGGCGCGGCGACCGGCGTCGGCGGCATCCTGCGCGACGTCTTCACGATGGGCGCGCGCCCGGTCGCCAATATGAACGCGCTGCGCTTCGGCTCGCCGACGCACCCCAAGATGCGCCACCTCATCGCCGGCGTCGTCCACGGCATCGGCGGCTACGGCAATTGCGTCGGCGTCCCGACGGTCGGCGGCGAGGTCAATTTCCACCCCGCCTATGACGGCAACATCCTCGTCAACGCGATGACCGTCGGCGTCGCCGATCAGGACAAGATCTTCTATTCGGCCGCCAGCGGCATCGGCAATCCGATCGTCTACGTCGGCAGCAAGACCGGCCGCGACGGCATCCACGGCGCGACGATGGCGTCGGCCGATTTCGGCGAGGACGCCGACGCCAAGCGCCCGACCGTACAGGTCGGCGATCCCTTCACCGAAAAGCTGCTGATCGAGGCGTGCCTCGAACTGATGGCGACCGACGTGATCGTCGCGATCCAGGACATGGGCGCCGCCGGCCTCACCTCCTCCTCGGTCGAGATGGCGTCGAAGGGCGGCGTCGGCATCGAGCTGGTGATGGACGACGTCCCCCAGCGCGAAACCGGCATGACGCCGTACGAGATGATGCTCTCCGAATCGCAGGAGCGCATGCTGATGGTCCTCAAGCCCGGCCGCGAGGCCGAGGCGGAGACGATCTTCCGCAAATGGGAGCTCGACTTCGCGGTCATCGGTCGCGTCACCGACACCGGCCGCATGGTGCTGACCTTCAAGGGCGAGACCGTCTGCGACATCCCGCTCGGCCCGCTCGCCGACGAGGCGCCGCTCTACGATCGTCCGCACGTCCCGACGCCCAAGCCCGCGCCGCTCGCCAACGTGCCGGAAAGCAAGGACATCGCCGCCGACCTGCTGACGCTGATGGGCTCGCCCGACGTCGCCAGCCGCCGCTGGATCTGGGAGCAATACGATCACATGGTCGGCGCCGACACGGTGCAGGCCCCCGGCGGCGACTCCGCCGTCGTCCGCGTCCACGGCACCGACAAGGCGCTGGCGATCACCACCGACTGCACCCCGCGCTATTGCTTCGCCGACCCGGTCGAGGGCGGCAAGCAGGCGGTCGCCGAGGCGTGGCGCAACCTCACCGCGGTCGGCGCGACGCCGCTCGCGATCACCAACTGCCTCAACTTCGCCAATCCGCAGCGCCCGGAGATCATGGGCCAGATCGTCGGCTGTCTCGACGGCATGGCGCAGGCGTGCCGCGCGCTCGACTTCCCGATCGTCTCGGGCAACGTCAGCCTCTACAACGAATCGAAGGCGACCGGCGGCGGCAGCGCGATCCTGCCGACCCCGGCGATCGGCGGCGTCGGCCTGCTCAAGGACTGGACCAAGAACGCGACGATCGCCTTCAAGGGCACCGGCGACATCATCCTGACCGTCGGCAAGCGCGGCGGCCATCTCGGCCAGTCGCTCTATTTGCGCGAATGCCACGGCCGCGAGGAAGGCCCGCCGCCGCCCGTCGACCTCGATGCCGAGCGCAAGACCGGCGACCTGATCCGCACCGCGATCCGGGATGGCCAGCTCTCCGCCGTCCACGACGTCTCCGACGGTGGCATCGCGGTGACGCTCGCCGAGATGGCGCTTGCCGGCAACATCGGCGCGATGATCGACCGCAAGCAGCCGTTCGACTGCGCCCGCGCCTTCTTCGCCGAGGATCAGGGCGTCTACGTCGTCACCGTCCACGACCATGCTTTGCTCGACTTCCTCGGCGCCGCGCACGCCGCCGGCGTCGAAGCCGAACCGCTCGGCCGCACCGGCGGCAAGCGCCTCATCTTCGAACGCCCCGACCGCGACGACGTCGCCACGATCGAGGCGCTGCGCAGCGCCCACGAGGGCTTCTTCCCGAAACTGATGGGTACCGACTCGGCGCTGGCTTGA
- a CDS encoding (2Fe-2S)-binding protein: MVVCVCNAIRESQVRAAARSGCQTACQAYQSLGCRAKCGQCVVVARAIIDTERAAA; the protein is encoded by the coding sequence ATGGTTGTCTGCGTTTGCAATGCCATACGAGAATCCCAGGTCCGTGCCGCCGCGCGCAGCGGCTGCCAGACGGCCTGCCAGGCCTATCAATCGCTTGGCTGCCGGGCGAAATGCGGCCAGTGCGTCGTGGTAGCGAGAGCCATTATCGACACCGAACGCGCTGCTGCCTGA
- the bfr gene encoding bacterioferritin, with translation MKGDPRVIEYLNEALKNELTAINQYWLHYRVLDHWGVYKLAQYERMESIDEMKHADWLSERILFLDGLPNFQLLGRLRIGETVEEILRADLAMEEEAVVQLKGAIAYCEEVKDFISRDLFTRILASEEEHVDTLERQFEMIERMGIHNYVQLNSISEHDSPKAGAAPHLNG, from the coding sequence ATCAAGGGCGACCCGCGGGTCATCGAATATCTCAACGAAGCGCTCAAGAACGAGCTGACCGCGATCAACCAATATTGGCTGCACTATCGCGTCCTCGACCATTGGGGCGTCTACAAGCTCGCCCAGTATGAGCGGATGGAATCGATCGACGAGATGAAGCACGCCGACTGGCTGTCGGAGCGCATCCTCTTCCTCGACGGCCTGCCCAATTTCCAGCTGCTCGGCCGGCTGCGCATCGGCGAGACGGTGGAGGAGATCCTCCGCGCCGATCTCGCGATGGAGGAAGAGGCCGTCGTCCAGCTCAAGGGCGCGATCGCTTATTGCGAGGAGGTCAAGGACTTCATCAGCCGCGACCTGTTCACGCGGATCCTCGCCAGCGAGGAAGAACATGTCGACACGCTCGAGCGCCAGTTCGAGATGATCGAGCGGATGGGTATCCACAATTACGTGCAGCTCAACTCGATCAGCGAGCATGATTCGCCGAAAGCCGGCGCTGCGCCGCATCTCAACGGCTGA
- a CDS encoding glycine zipper 2TM domain-containing protein, whose protein sequence is MKTGFLAVLATVAMVSPIAMEPASAQRGDRYQDQRRDNRWQGDNDGNWDPANSYRDGRYRERRLGRDDRIYRGRDGRAYCKRNDGTTGLVVGAVGGGVLGNLVGGGTLGTLLGAGGGALLGRSVDRGKVKCR, encoded by the coding sequence ATGAAGACCGGATTTCTAGCCGTACTGGCGACCGTGGCGATGGTATCGCCGATCGCCATGGAGCCGGCCTCCGCGCAGCGCGGTGATCGGTATCAGGATCAGCGGCGCGACAATCGCTGGCAGGGCGACAATGACGGCAATTGGGACCCCGCCAATTCCTATCGCGACGGCCGCTATCGCGAGCGCCGCCTCGGCCGCGACGACCGGATCTATCGCGGCCGCGACGGCCGCGCCTATTGCAAGCGCAACGACGGCACGACGGGCCTAGTGGTCGGTGCGGTCGGCGGCGGCGTGCTCGGCAACCTCGTCGGCGGCGGCACGCTGGGCACGCTGCTCGGCGCGGGCGGCGGCGCGTTGCTGGGCCGGTCGGTCGATCGCGGCAAGGTCAAGTGCCGCTAA
- a CDS encoding peptidylprolyl isomerase, translating into MRLPLILLATIALSSATPAAAPREPAIVRVRLDTPYGPIVLALDARHAPRTVANFMGYVDDGRFDGMSFYRSARNRSAPTYGFIQGGIRTDARRILPSFPLETTAMTGLRHVDGTISMARRAEAGSAGGNFFITVGAMPSMDAKGDYPGYAAFGHVVSGMPVVKRILALPTGGGMGGQLLLKPIRLVAARRLTGTPHPTGLVKPWLVKTTDRKAN; encoded by the coding sequence ATGCGTCTGCCCTTGATCCTGCTTGCTACCATCGCTCTGTCCAGCGCCACGCCGGCGGCGGCACCGCGCGAGCCCGCCATCGTCCGGGTGCGCCTCGACACGCCTTATGGTCCGATCGTGCTGGCGCTGGATGCGCGCCATGCGCCGCGGACGGTCGCCAATTTCATGGGCTATGTCGATGACGGGCGGTTCGACGGGATGAGCTTCTACCGGTCCGCTCGCAATCGCAGCGCGCCGACCTATGGCTTCATCCAGGGCGGTATCCGCACCGATGCGCGGCGCATCCTGCCGTCGTTCCCGCTGGAGACGACGGCGATGACGGGGCTGCGCCACGTCGACGGCACGATTTCGATGGCGCGGCGTGCCGAGGCCGGGTCGGCGGGCGGCAATTTCTTCATCACCGTCGGCGCGATGCCGAGCATGGACGCCAAGGGCGACTATCCCGGCTATGCGGCCTTCGGTCATGTCGTGTCGGGCATGCCGGTGGTGAAGCGTATCCTGGCGCTGCCGACCGGGGGCGGGATGGGCGGACAGCTGCTGCTGAAGCCGATCCGGCTGGTCGCCGCACGCCGGCTGACCGGCACGCCGCACCCCACGGGACTGGTCAAGCCGTGGCTGGTGAAGACCACGGACCGCAAAGCGAATTGA
- a CDS encoding glycosyltransferase — translation MTCSSRRNALVTTFHRIWFGDATIPERYEQYWRAWQRQFPQCRFVTWTDADIDRLPLSRDRLQEFTSHATRADLARYEILHAEGGIYLDCDIRPHLPFAVDDMTSRLTVCNETEATDYCSIGFIATPPGHPLFLELTNHILQSPIDETRPNVSTGPWLFGAALQRHPHRRLPPAAFYPYLYDEPLAATRMRDLDQTFGVHIWGGSWLTPAAKQDIALKLLGKGDIAETAAIVARLDGPWAQDAAAMIDTIRDIREKTLQVGPALFPDLAIRPHDRPAFEFAKVVDWLLSQDADRMVWQIGAADGTLVDPLRPALVNYDPPAVLLEPNPHLFAMLKQAYAGNCNSRLLPVAYGTRAGTLILNAIDPARAVALALPDWVLGISSVYDDRKALGGKTIDAATTERIHRCIDRIPVPVIDHPMMLAEAGGRAPDILVVDAEGMDREIIDDILVQGARPQVIHFEIQCLDPADQQGLLAALAEHYAVIAFGNDMTAYRHDVMLDYARALYVEHGLPTIFAGAVAGINGLA, via the coding sequence ATGACCTGTTCCAGCCGCCGCAATGCCTTAGTGACGACCTTCCATCGCATCTGGTTCGGCGATGCGACGATTCCCGAGCGGTACGAGCAATATTGGCGGGCGTGGCAGCGTCAGTTTCCGCAATGCCGGTTCGTCACTTGGACGGATGCGGACATCGATCGACTGCCGCTCAGCCGCGATCGCCTCCAGGAGTTCACAAGCCACGCCACCCGGGCCGACCTCGCCCGCTACGAGATTCTCCACGCGGAGGGGGGCATCTATCTCGACTGCGACATCAGGCCGCATCTGCCGTTCGCCGTCGATGACATGACGAGCCGGCTTACGGTCTGCAACGAGACCGAGGCCACCGATTACTGCTCGATCGGCTTCATCGCCACGCCGCCCGGCCATCCGCTATTTCTGGAACTGACCAACCATATCCTGCAAAGCCCGATCGACGAGACGCGTCCCAACGTCTCCACTGGACCGTGGCTGTTCGGCGCGGCGCTGCAACGGCACCCGCACCGGCGGCTGCCGCCCGCGGCTTTCTATCCCTATCTCTACGACGAGCCGCTGGCGGCGACCCGGATGCGCGACCTCGATCAGACGTTTGGTGTCCATATCTGGGGCGGATCGTGGCTGACACCTGCCGCGAAGCAGGACATCGCGCTAAAGCTGCTCGGCAAGGGTGATATCGCCGAGACCGCCGCCATCGTCGCGCGCCTCGACGGACCATGGGCGCAGGATGCCGCCGCAATGATCGACACGATCCGCGACATCCGGGAAAAGACGCTGCAGGTCGGCCCCGCGCTGTTCCCGGATCTGGCGATTAGACCCCATGATCGGCCTGCCTTCGAATTCGCCAAGGTGGTCGATTGGCTGTTGTCGCAGGATGCGGATCGCATGGTGTGGCAGATCGGCGCCGCCGACGGCACGCTGGTCGACCCGCTGCGCCCGGCATTGGTCAATTACGACCCGCCGGCGGTGTTGCTCGAGCCCAACCCGCATCTCTTCGCGATGCTGAAACAGGCCTATGCCGGCAATTGCAACAGCCGCCTGCTTCCCGTCGCTTATGGCACGCGCGCCGGCACATTGATCCTGAACGCGATCGATCCGGCCCGCGCCGTCGCGCTCGCCCTTCCCGACTGGGTGCTTGGTATCTCTTCGGTCTACGACGACCGCAAAGCCCTTGGCGGCAAGACGATCGACGCGGCGACGACCGAGCGGATCCACCGCTGCATCGATCGCATCCCCGTGCCGGTCATCGATCACCCGATGATGCTTGCCGAGGCGGGCGGGCGAGCCCCCGACATCCTCGTCGTCGATGCCGAAGGCATGGACCGCGAGATCATCGACGACATCCTCGTGCAAGGTGCCCGGCCGCAGGTGATCCACTTCGAGATCCAATGCCTCGATCCCGCCGACCAGCAGGGATTGCTGGCAGCGCTGGCCGAACATTATGCGGTGATCGCTTTCGGCAACGACATGACCGCCTATCGCCACGACGTCATGCTCGATTATGCCCGCGCGCTGTATGTCGAGCATGGCCTGCCGACGATATTCGCGGGTGCCGTCGCCGGTATCAACGGCTTGGCCTAA
- a CDS encoding Hpt domain-containing protein has protein sequence MSFAGSTLVDWAVFAQARSDLGAGFVRILGYFREDGVKSVVAIEQAMRTSSAAAIVIPAHTLKGEARQFGAEPLATLAESIEELARGCVERQDTCEEALELVVQLRPLFFETLGLLEREANPLVPRRPVPGGFGRKI, from the coding sequence GTGTCGTTCGCAGGCAGCACGTTGGTGGACTGGGCCGTGTTCGCGCAGGCGCGCAGCGACCTCGGCGCCGGTTTCGTGCGCATCCTCGGCTATTTTCGCGAAGACGGCGTCAAGTCGGTGGTCGCGATCGAACAGGCGATGCGCACCAGCAGCGCCGCGGCGATCGTCATCCCCGCCCATACGCTGAAGGGCGAGGCGCGCCAGTTCGGTGCGGAGCCGCTGGCGACGCTGGCCGAATCGATCGAGGAACTCGCCCGCGGCTGTGTCGAGCGGCAGGACACCTGCGAGGAGGCGCTGGAGCTGGTCGTGCAACTGCGGCCGCTGTTCTTCGAAACGCTCGGCCTGCTCGAACGCGAAGCCAATCCGCTCGTCCCGCGCCGGCCGGTGCCGGGGGGCTTCGGGCGCAAGATCTAA
- the der gene encoding ribosome biogenesis GTPase Der, whose translation MSRIPTVAIVGRPNVGKSTLFNRLVGKKLALVDDRPGVTRDRREGDAHLIGLDFRVIDTAGYEDHDAQTLPGRMRIQTEAAIGQADVALFLFDARAGIVPLDEEIGRWLRSSTTPVILAANKAEGRAGEQGILESLSLGFGDPVQLSAEHGEGMGDLFEALLPHIEKALAAIPEEDEDDRPDAPLKLAIVGRPNAGKSTLINRMLGEDRMITGPEAGITRDSIAVDWLWHDPKGEPRPVRLIDTAGMRKRAKVQDKLEKMSVADALHAVDFAEVVVLLLDATLGLEAQDLRIADKVLEEGRALVIALNKWDVAENASSLFNGVKRALEDGLSQVKGVTVMTVSAATGKGIDQLIQAAFDTREAWSKRVGTGEMNRWFERAIEANPPPAPGGKRIKMRYVTQVKTRPPSFVVFGTRVDQLPASYERYLVNSMRKELGFGAVPVRMTFRAPKNPFDNKE comes from the coding sequence ATGTCCCGTATTCCCACCGTCGCGATCGTCGGCCGTCCCAACGTCGGCAAGTCGACGCTGTTCAACCGTCTGGTCGGCAAGAAGCTCGCGCTCGTCGACGACCGGCCCGGCGTCACCCGCGACCGGCGCGAGGGCGATGCGCATCTGATCGGCCTTGACTTCCGCGTCATCGACACCGCGGGCTATGAGGATCACGACGCCCAGACGCTGCCCGGCCGGATGCGCATCCAGACCGAGGCGGCGATCGGTCAGGCGGACGTCGCGCTGTTCCTGTTCGACGCGCGCGCCGGCATCGTGCCGCTCGACGAGGAGATCGGCCGCTGGCTGCGGTCCTCGACCACGCCGGTGATCCTCGCCGCCAACAAGGCCGAGGGCAGGGCGGGCGAACAGGGTATCCTCGAATCGCTCAGCCTCGGCTTCGGTGACCCGGTGCAATTGTCCGCCGAACATGGCGAGGGGATGGGCGACCTGTTCGAGGCGCTGCTGCCGCATATCGAGAAGGCGCTCGCCGCAATTCCCGAGGAGGACGAGGACGACCGTCCCGACGCGCCGCTCAAGCTCGCGATCGTCGGTCGGCCCAACGCGGGCAAGTCGACGCTGATCAACCGCATGCTCGGCGAGGACCGGATGATCACCGGCCCCGAAGCGGGGATCACGCGCGATTCGATCGCGGTCGACTGGCTGTGGCACGATCCCAAGGGCGAACCCCGCCCGGTGCGGCTGATCGACACCGCCGGCATGCGCAAGCGCGCCAAGGTGCAGGACAAGCTCGAGAAGATGTCGGTCGCCGACGCGTTGCACGCGGTCGACTTCGCCGAGGTCGTGGTGCTGCTGCTCGATGCGACGCTGGGGCTGGAGGCGCAGGACCTGCGCATCGCCGACAAGGTGCTCGAAGAGGGGCGCGCGCTGGTGATCGCGCTCAACAAATGGGACGTGGCGGAAAATGCCTCGTCTTTGTTCAACGGCGTCAAGCGGGCGTTGGAGGATGGCCTCAGCCAGGTGAAGGGCGTCACCGTGATGACGGTATCGGCGGCGACCGGCAAGGGCATCGACCAGCTGATCCAGGCGGCGTTCGATACGCGCGAGGCGTGGTCGAAGCGCGTCGGCACCGGCGAGATGAACCGCTGGTTCGAGCGCGCGATCGAGGCCAACCCGCCGCCCGCGCCCGGTGGCAAGCGGATCAAGATGCGCTACGTCACGCAGGTCAAGACGCGGCCGCCGAGCTTCGTGGTGTTCGGCACCCGCGTCGACCAATTGCCGGCAAGCTACGAACGCTATCTCGTCAATTCGATGCGCAAGGAACTGGGCTTCGGCGCCGTTCCGGTGCGAATGACCTTTCGCGCGCCGAAGAATCCGTTCGACAACAAGGAATAA
- a CDS encoding PQQ-binding-like beta-propeller repeat protein, translating into MTTRYRASVAVAALIALSSCGIFKGGAKKTPTVGERVPILASENAIEADSTIADIQVTLPAAEANDAWTQPGGNAAKSMGQLALAATPSRAWQASIAGGSNRERLGAAPVVADNKLFVVDVAAQVHAFAADTGAKLWDASVSSGDENRPARFGGGASYDEGRVFATDGVGDVVALNAADGKEIWRAKPGGPLRGAPTVANGSVYVLSQDNQIFALDQSDGKVQWAQSGTLETQGVFGVAAPAASQGTVVAGFSSGELNAYRYENGRVLWGDALSRTSITTSVSSLSDIDAAPVVDNGRVFAVGQGGRMVSLDLATGQRLWEQNFAGISTPWIAGEWLFVVTDDARLVCLARSNGKARWIAQLQRFKNAKKNKGPQVTWFGPVLAGGRLVLTNSLGQVVFASPTDGSIATTVEAKDSFALPPIVVKSTLYTLGQSGKITAYR; encoded by the coding sequence ATGACGACCAGATATCGGGCCTCGGTGGCCGTCGCCGCGCTGATCGCGCTGTCTTCCTGCGGCATCTTCAAGGGCGGCGCCAAGAAGACCCCGACGGTCGGCGAGCGCGTGCCGATCCTCGCCTCCGAAAACGCGATCGAGGCGGACAGCACGATCGCCGACATCCAGGTGACGCTCCCCGCTGCCGAGGCGAACGATGCCTGGACGCAGCCGGGCGGCAATGCCGCCAAGTCGATGGGCCAGCTCGCACTCGCCGCGACGCCGTCGCGCGCGTGGCAGGCGTCGATCGCCGGCGGCTCGAACCGCGAGCGGCTCGGCGCGGCGCCGGTGGTCGCGGACAACAAATTGTTCGTCGTCGACGTCGCCGCGCAGGTCCATGCCTTCGCCGCCGATACCGGCGCGAAATTGTGGGACGCCTCGGTCAGCAGCGGCGACGAGAACCGCCCGGCGCGCTTCGGCGGCGGCGCGAGCTATGACGAGGGCCGCGTCTTCGCGACCGACGGCGTCGGCGACGTCGTCGCGCTCAATGCCGCGGACGGCAAGGAGATCTGGCGTGCCAAGCCGGGCGGGCCGCTGCGCGGCGCGCCGACCGTCGCCAACGGCTCGGTCTATGTGCTGAGCCAGGACAATCAGATCTTCGCGCTCGATCAGAGCGACGGCAAGGTCCAGTGGGCGCAGTCGGGCACGCTCGAGACGCAGGGCGTGTTCGGCGTCGCCGCACCCGCCGCCAGCCAGGGGACGGTGGTCGCCGGTTTCTCGAGCGGCGAGCTCAACGCCTATCGCTACGAGAACGGCCGCGTGCTGTGGGGCGACGCATTGTCGCGCACCTCGATCACCACCTCGGTGTCGAGCCTATCGGACATCGACGCGGCGCCGGTGGTCGACAACGGTCGCGTCTTCGCGGTCGGCCAGGGCGGACGCATGGTCAGCCTCGACCTCGCCACCGGCCAGCGGCTGTGGGAGCAGAATTTCGCCGGCATCTCGACGCCATGGATCGCGGGCGAGTGGCTGTTCGTCGTCACCGACGATGCGCGCCTCGTCTGCCTCGCGCGGTCGAACGGCAAGGCACGCTGGATCGCGCAATTGCAGCGGTTCAAGAACGCCAAGAAGAACAAGGGGCCGCAGGTCACCTGGTTCGGCCCGGTGCTGGCGGGCGGGCGGCTGGTGCTGACCAATTCGCTGGGGCAGGTGGTGTTCGCCTCGCCGACCGACGGCAGCATCGCGACGACGGTCGAGGCGAAGGACAGTTTCGCGCTGCCGCCGATCGTGGTGAAGTCGACGCTGTACACGCTGGGACAATCGGGCAAGATCACCGCGTATCGGTAA
- a CDS encoding tetratricopeptide repeat protein — protein MALTPQNNQAFLREVDDELRRDQLTSFWERYGRWTIAGIVVALAAFAGVLYWQHRQTEAAGVEGEQLQAAYDSLGAGQADQANKALAPIAGSGREGYRALALMTQADILLGKKQDKAAAALFAKIAADTSLAQPFRDIALIRQTTAEFDTLKPQVVIERLRPLAVPGNAYFGSAGELVAIAYLDSGRKDLAGRLFGQLAQSDAVPDSIRQRAVQMAGTMGVDTAGADGGANVRIVSPASAAAAQSKEAPAQ, from the coding sequence TTGGCCCTCACGCCGCAAAACAACCAAGCGTTCCTGCGCGAAGTCGACGACGAGCTGCGCCGCGATCAGTTGACCAGCTTCTGGGAGCGCTACGGCCGCTGGACGATCGCGGGAATCGTGGTGGCGCTCGCGGCCTTCGCCGGCGTCCTCTACTGGCAGCATCGCCAGACCGAGGCGGCGGGGGTCGAGGGCGAGCAATTGCAGGCGGCCTATGACTCGCTCGGCGCGGGGCAGGCCGATCAGGCGAACAAGGCGCTCGCGCCGATCGCCGGCTCGGGCCGCGAGGGCTATCGCGCGCTCGCGCTGATGACGCAGGCCGACATCCTGCTCGGCAAGAAGCAGGACAAGGCCGCCGCCGCGCTCTTCGCCAAGATCGCCGCCGACACGAGCCTCGCGCAGCCGTTCCGCGACATCGCGCTGATCCGCCAGACCACCGCCGAATTCGACACGCTGAAACCGCAGGTCGTCATCGAGCGGCTGCGGCCGCTGGCGGTGCCGGGCAACGCCTATTTCGGCAGCGCCGGCGAGCTGGTCGCGATCGCCTATCTCGACAGCGGCCGCAAGGACCTCGCCGGCCGGCTGTTCGGCCAGCTCGCGCAGAGCGACGCCGTCCCCGACTCGATCCGTCAACGCGCGGTTCAGATGGCCGGCACGATGGGGGTCGACACTGCGGGTGCCGACGGCGGCGCGAACGTGCGCATCGTCTCCCCCGCCAGCGCGGCCGCGGCACAATCGAAGGAAGCACCTGCGCAATGA